A single Pseudomonas sp. MM223 DNA region contains:
- the zupT_2 gene encoding Zinc transporter ZupT (*Name zupT_2) — translation MPPAHSQSAAPPSLLHAWRQQVANTPWLSAGLGLSLLAVIALLGASLWNAVNGDHADNLHLAVLGGLSGFGATALGAVLAVVLRDVSARTQDVMLGFAAGMMLAASSFSLILPGLDAAREITGNGPAAAFTVVLGMGLGVLLMLGLDRFTPHEHESTGPCGPEAERISRVWLFVLAITLHNLPEGMAIGVSFANGDMNIGLPLTSAIAIQDIPEGLAVALALRATGLSSLKAALVAVGSGLMEPLGAVIGLGISTGFALAYPISMGLAAGAMIFVVSHEVIPETHRNGHQTAATLGLMGGFAVMMFLDTALG, via the coding sequence ATGCCACCCGCCCACAGCCAAAGCGCCGCCCCACCCTCACTGCTGCACGCCTGGCGCCAGCAGGTCGCCAACACCCCTTGGCTCAGTGCCGGCCTGGGGCTGAGCCTGCTGGCGGTGATCGCGCTGCTGGGCGCTAGCCTGTGGAACGCGGTAAACGGCGACCACGCCGACAACCTGCACCTGGCCGTGCTGGGCGGGTTGTCCGGTTTTGGCGCTACTGCGCTGGGTGCGGTGCTGGCAGTAGTGCTGCGCGATGTCAGCGCCCGCACCCAGGACGTGATGCTGGGCTTTGCCGCCGGCATGATGCTGGCCGCCAGTTCGTTTTCGCTGATTCTGCCGGGCCTGGACGCCGCCCGCGAGATTACCGGCAACGGCCCCGCTGCGGCCTTTACCGTGGTGCTGGGCATGGGCCTGGGCGTGCTGCTGATGCTGGGCCTGGACCGTTTTACCCCGCATGAGCACGAAAGCACCGGCCCGTGCGGCCCCGAGGCCGAGCGTATCAGCCGGGTGTGGCTGTTCGTGCTGGCGATCACCCTGCACAACCTGCCCGAAGGCATGGCGATTGGCGTGAGCTTCGCCAATGGCGACATGAACATTGGCCTGCCGCTGACCAGCGCCATCGCCATTCAGGACATCCCCGAGGGGCTGGCCGTGGCGCTGGCCTTGCGCGCCACCGGCCTGTCGAGCTTGAAGGCTGCGCTGGTGGCGGTCGGGTCGGGGCTGATGGAGCCGCTGGGTGCGGTGATCGGGCTGGGGATTTCGACCGGCTTTGCCCTCGCCTACCCGATCAGCATGGGGCTGGCGGCGGGGGCGATGATCTTTGTGGTCAGCCACGAGGTGATCCCCGAAACCCACCGCAACGGGCACCAGACAGCGGCGACCCTGGGGTTGATGGGTGGGTTTGCGGTGATGATGTTTCTGGATACGGCGCTGGGCTGA
- the corA gene encoding Cobalt/magnesium transport protein CorA (*Name corA): MGRVVASAVYSAGRKVTNISIDEGSEWARKPGHFVWIGLEEPNAEELANLQCQFNLHELAIEDALEKHSRPKLETFGDALFIVTYSPVRHEGKLEFIETHIFAGNGYIITCRNGHSKSYALVRQRCEARPLLLEHGEDFVLYALLDFVTENYQPVSEAIHGEIEELEQSVLGGSLQEDDIRRLHSLRRDILRLRRYVAPMVEVSEELQRLSFPFIDKNMRPYFRDVQIHVTRQMEDLAGIRDIASQTIEIGMLLESSRQSIVQRKFAAWAAILAFPTAIAGIYGMNFQNMPELGWHYGYFGVLGVIVLGCTGLFASFKKSGWL, encoded by the coding sequence ATGGGGCGAGTCGTGGCATCGGCGGTGTACAGCGCCGGCAGAAAGGTCACCAACATCAGCATCGACGAGGGCAGCGAGTGGGCACGCAAGCCGGGGCACTTTGTGTGGATCGGCCTGGAAGAGCCCAACGCCGAGGAGCTGGCCAACCTGCAATGCCAGTTCAACCTGCACGAACTGGCCATCGAAGACGCCCTGGAAAAACACAGCCGGCCCAAGCTGGAAACCTTCGGCGACGCGCTGTTCATCGTCACCTACTCGCCAGTGCGCCACGAAGGCAAGCTGGAGTTCATCGAAACGCACATCTTCGCCGGCAACGGCTACATCATCACCTGCCGCAACGGCCACTCCAAGTCCTACGCTCTGGTGCGCCAGCGCTGCGAGGCACGGCCGCTGCTGCTGGAGCACGGTGAAGACTTTGTGCTGTACGCCCTGCTCGACTTCGTCACCGAGAACTACCAGCCGGTCAGCGAGGCCATTCATGGCGAGATCGAAGAGCTGGAGCAAAGCGTGCTCGGCGGCTCGTTGCAGGAAGATGACATCCGCCGCCTGCACAGCCTGCGCCGCGACATCCTTCGCCTGCGCCGCTATGTGGCGCCGATGGTGGAAGTGAGCGAGGAGTTGCAGCGCCTGAGCTTCCCGTTTATCGACAAGAACATGCGCCCGTACTTTCGGGATGTGCAAATCCACGTGACACGGCAGATGGAAGACCTGGCCGGCATCCGCGACATCGCCAGCCAAACCATCGAGATCGGCATGCTGCTGGAGTCGTCAAGGCAAAGCATCGTGCAACGCAAGTTCGCGGCCTGGGCGGCGATCCTGGCGTTTCCTACGGCCATTGCCGGGATTTACGGGATGAACTTCCAGAACATGCCGGAGCTGGGCTGGCACTATGGGTACTTCGGGGTACTGGGGGTGATTGTGCTGGGGTGTACGGGGTTGTTTGCCAGTTTCAAGAAGTCGGGCTGGCTTTGA
- the plsC gene encoding 1-acyl-sn-glycerol-3-phosphate acyltransferase (*Name plsC), which yields MLYSLRMLLLALHFLVVGAVGLIIGLCRPFNPDNSRLFAHLYSLPATWLMRIKVKAEVGPLWDQPPGCVIIANHQSNFDLFVIGQVVPRRTVAIGKKSLGWIPLFGQLFWLGGNVLIDRKNAYQARKALQETTRVLQDDTSIWIFPEGTRNPGEHLLAFKKGAFHMAIEAGVPIVPVCVSRYAKRMSLNSWRQRTVIVRSLPPIATTGMTQQDLPALIEQCRVQMQQCIDRMEHELA from the coding sequence ATGCTTTATTCTTTGCGCATGCTTCTGTTGGCGCTGCACTTTTTGGTGGTTGGCGCCGTGGGCTTGATCATTGGCCTGTGCCGCCCCTTCAACCCCGACAACAGCCGCCTGTTCGCCCACCTGTATAGCCTGCCGGCCACCTGGCTGATGCGTATCAAGGTCAAGGCCGAAGTCGGCCCGCTGTGGGACCAGCCGCCCGGTTGCGTGATCATTGCCAACCACCAGTCCAACTTCGACCTGTTCGTGATCGGCCAGGTGGTGCCGCGACGCACCGTGGCCATCGGCAAGAAAAGCCTGGGCTGGATCCCGCTGTTCGGCCAGCTGTTCTGGCTGGGCGGCAATGTGCTGATCGACCGCAAGAATGCCTACCAGGCGCGCAAGGCACTGCAAGAGACCACCCGGGTATTGCAGGATGACACCTCCATCTGGATTTTCCCTGAAGGCACGCGCAACCCAGGCGAACACCTGCTGGCTTTCAAGAAAGGTGCATTCCACATGGCCATCGAGGCCGGCGTGCCGATCGTGCCGGTGTGCGTCAGCCGCTATGCCAAACGCATGAGCCTCAACAGCTGGCGCCAGCGCACGGTGATCGTCCGCTCGCTGCCGCCAATTGCCACAACCGGCATGACCCAGCAGGACCTGCCGGCGCTGATCGAGCAGTGCCGGGTGCAGATGCAGCAATGCATCGACCGCATGGAACACGAACTGGCCTGA
- the fadB_1 gene encoding Fatty acid oxidation complex subunit alpha (*Name fadB_1), giving the protein MSELITYHAEDGIATLTLNNGKVNAISPDVITAFNAALDRATEERAVVIITGQPGILSGGYDLKVMTSGPKEAISLVTAGSTLARRLLSHPFPVVVACPGNAVAKGAFLLLSADYRIGVEGPFKVCLNEVQIGMTMHHAGIELARDRLRRAAFHRSVINAEVFDPHAAVDAGFLDKVVPAEQLQEAALTAARELKKLNMLAHKNTKLKVRKGLLEALDKAIELDQHHMG; this is encoded by the coding sequence ATGAGCGAGCTGATTACCTACCACGCCGAAGACGGCATCGCCACCCTGACCCTGAACAACGGCAAGGTCAACGCCATCTCGCCAGACGTCATCACTGCCTTCAACGCCGCGCTCGACCGCGCCACCGAAGAACGTGCCGTGGTGATCATCACCGGGCAGCCAGGCATCCTGTCGGGCGGTTACGACCTCAAGGTGATGACCAGCGGCCCGAAAGAAGCCATCAGCCTGGTCACCGCCGGCTCCACCCTCGCCCGCCGCCTGCTGTCGCACCCATTTCCGGTGGTGGTCGCCTGCCCGGGCAATGCCGTGGCCAAGGGCGCCTTCCTGCTGCTGTCGGCCGATTACCGCATCGGCGTCGAGGGGCCGTTCAAGGTGTGCCTGAACGAAGTGCAGATCGGCATGACCATGCACCATGCCGGCATTGAACTGGCCCGCGACCGCCTGCGCCGCGCCGCCTTCCACCGCTCGGTGATCAATGCCGAAGTGTTCGACCCGCACGCGGCGGTTGATGCCGGCTTCCTCGACAAGGTGGTGCCGGCCGAGCAGCTCCAGGAAGCGGCCCTGACGGCGGCGCGCGAGTTGAAGAAGCTGAACATGCTGGCGCACAAGAACACCAAACTGAAAGTGCGCAAAGGGCTGCTGGAGGCGCTGGACAAGGCGATCGAGCTGGACCAGCACCATATGGGCTAG
- the fatA gene encoding Ferric-anguibactin receptor FatA (*Name fatA), which translates to MPPCHPRLPLSLLSLGLALHCPHVLAEGSVVLAPLQVSDTYANDGYQARQAAVAGFQPAPLLDTPASVSVFSQQLLEDRQVRLLSEVLQSDASVGESYAPIGYYENFNVRGFELNAASSYRINGQTIAGEQNVALENKQQVELLKGLSGLQSGVSEPGGLINYVTKRAEDVRSITVSTNEQGERYLATDLGGWFGSEKQFGLRANLAHEDIRSYVDHADGKRDFASLAFDWQLSPDATLQLDVEYQHREQRSVPGYQLLGGTEVPHGINPDDRLAYQHWAKPVQNDSLNLGGRFEYRFNEAWTGTLSASRSKVVIDDYSAFAWGSSEGAFFGSNGDYDIYDFRSPDDTRRTDEAQAVLNGHFDALGVGHELTVGTSAQRRTLDQRPYYNEWLGTGNIYTGAPAFDPSDKPIGASERRLDSRQYGLFVSDRISFSEQWQTVLGAREVRLDEKTWDENGVAGRHTRQYELLPNAALIYKPQPDTTVYASYAKGLSAGGTAPWFASNAAEILAPTTSHQLELGLKHDWQGLSFSAALFQIRQAYQYARPDGAGNFTYVQQGQQKNTGLELGASGWVSQNLQVQASAAAIRARVNNSGTDTYEGHQAINVPRFRAALHAEYTLPVPGLALLGGARYSASKYASQAGNVEVGGYAVFDVGSRYRTRIGGYDTVLRLTVDNVFDKRYWRDVGDYLGDNYLFQGAPRTARLSASVSF; encoded by the coding sequence ATGCCCCCGTGTCACCCCCGCCTGCCCCTGAGCCTGCTCAGCCTGGGCCTGGCCTTGCATTGCCCTCATGTGCTCGCCGAAGGCAGCGTGGTGCTGGCCCCGCTGCAGGTGTCCGACACCTACGCCAACGACGGTTACCAGGCACGCCAGGCTGCGGTGGCCGGCTTCCAGCCCGCGCCCTTGCTCGATACCCCCGCCTCGGTCAGCGTGTTCAGCCAGCAACTGCTGGAAGACCGCCAGGTGCGCCTGCTCAGCGAAGTGCTGCAAAGCGACGCTTCGGTCGGCGAAAGCTATGCCCCCATCGGCTACTACGAAAACTTCAACGTGCGGGGCTTCGAGCTGAATGCCGCCAGCAGCTACCGTATCAATGGCCAGACCATTGCCGGCGAACAGAACGTAGCCCTGGAGAACAAGCAGCAGGTAGAGCTGCTCAAGGGCCTGTCGGGGCTGCAAAGCGGTGTGTCGGAGCCGGGCGGCCTGATCAACTACGTGACCAAGCGCGCCGAGGATGTGCGCAGCATAACGGTGTCGACCAACGAACAAGGCGAACGCTACCTGGCCACCGACCTGGGTGGCTGGTTCGGCAGCGAAAAACAGTTCGGCCTGCGCGCCAACCTGGCCCACGAAGACATCCGCTCGTACGTCGACCACGCGGATGGCAAGCGCGACTTCGCCTCGCTGGCCTTTGACTGGCAGCTCAGCCCGGATGCCACCCTGCAACTGGATGTCGAATACCAGCACCGTGAACAGCGCTCGGTGCCGGGTTATCAGCTGCTGGGCGGCACCGAAGTGCCCCACGGCATCAACCCGGACGACCGCCTGGCCTACCAGCACTGGGCAAAGCCGGTGCAAAACGACTCGCTGAACCTGGGCGGGCGCTTCGAGTACCGCTTCAACGAGGCCTGGACCGGCACCTTGAGTGCCTCGCGCAGCAAGGTGGTGATCGACGATTACAGCGCGTTTGCCTGGGGTTCGAGCGAAGGTGCGTTCTTTGGCAGCAACGGTGACTATGACATCTACGACTTCCGCAGCCCCGACGACACCCGCCGCACCGATGAGGCCCAGGCCGTGCTCAACGGGCACTTCGATGCGCTGGGCGTGGGGCATGAACTGACCGTGGGCACCAGTGCGCAGCGGCGCACGCTGGATCAGCGGCCGTACTACAACGAGTGGCTTGGTACCGGCAACATCTACACCGGCGCACCAGCCTTCGACCCATCCGACAAACCCATCGGCGCCAGTGAACGCCGGCTGGACAGCCGCCAATACGGCCTGTTCGTCAGCGACCGCATCAGCTTCAGCGAGCAATGGCAAACCGTATTGGGCGCCCGCGAAGTGCGCCTGGATGAAAAGACCTGGGACGAGAACGGTGTAGCCGGGCGCCATACCCGCCAGTATGAGTTGCTGCCCAATGCTGCGCTTATCTACAAGCCGCAGCCGGACACCACGGTATACGCCAGCTACGCCAAGGGCCTGTCTGCCGGCGGCACCGCCCCCTGGTTTGCCAGCAATGCCGCCGAAATCCTCGCGCCCACGACCTCACACCAATTGGAACTGGGCCTCAAGCATGACTGGCAAGGCCTGAGCTTCAGCGCCGCGCTGTTCCAGATCCGCCAGGCCTACCAATACGCACGCCCGGACGGTGCTGGCAATTTCACCTACGTGCAGCAAGGCCAGCAGAAAAACACCGGCCTGGAGCTGGGCGCCAGCGGCTGGGTAAGCCAGAACCTGCAAGTTCAAGCCAGCGCTGCAGCCATCCGTGCGCGGGTGAACAACAGCGGTACCGATACCTATGAAGGGCACCAGGCGATCAACGTGCCCAGGTTCCGGGCAGCGCTGCACGCGGAGTACACGTTACCGGTGCCGGGGCTGGCACTGTTGGGCGGGGCGCGGTACAGCGCCAGCAAGTATGCGAGCCAGGCCGGGAACGTAGAGGTCGGCGGGTATGCCGTGTTCGATGTGGGGAGCCGGTACCGTACGCGCATTGGCGGGTATGACACGGTGCTGCGCCTGACCGTGGATAACGTGTTCGACAAACGCTACTGGCGCGATGTGGGGGATTACCTGGGGGATAACTACCTGTTCCAGGGGGCGCCACGTACCGCTCGGCTGTCGGCCTCGGTCAGCTTCTGA
- a CDS encoding putative transporter: protein MNAPTLSRALILLMATATGLAVASNYYAQPLLHSIAQQFGLSTASAGSIVIAAQLSYGAGLLLLAPLGDLFEQRRLITVMTAIATLGLVISACAPSLPWLILGTALTGLFSVVAQILVPMAAALSEPHQRGRAVGTLMSGLLLGILLARTAAGFMAELGGWRSIYVLAAALMAITAVALYRSLPQHHSHAGLKYPALIGSVFRLFLEEPVLRLRSLLGLLSFSLFALFWTPLAFLLTKGPYHYSDAVIGLFGLAGAAGALSANWAGRLADRGKGALGTTVGLVVLLLSWVPLGFAEQSLLALLLGVLMLDLAVQLVHVSNQNAVIALRPEARTRLNAGYITCYFIGGALGSLLGTQLFQHQGWMGIVVAGLVIGGLALLVWLVSARKTTV, encoded by the coding sequence ATGAACGCCCCCACTCTCAGCCGCGCCCTGATCCTGCTGATGGCCACCGCCACCGGCCTGGCCGTGGCCAGCAACTATTACGCCCAACCGCTACTGCACAGCATCGCCCAGCAGTTCGGCCTGAGCACTGCCAGCGCCGGCAGCATCGTCATCGCCGCGCAGCTCAGCTATGGCGCCGGCCTGCTGCTGCTGGCACCGCTGGGCGACCTGTTCGAGCAACGCCGGCTGATTACCGTGATGACCGCCATTGCCACCCTGGGCCTGGTCATCAGTGCCTGCGCGCCGAGCTTGCCCTGGCTGATACTGGGCACGGCGCTGACCGGGCTGTTCTCGGTGGTGGCGCAGATCCTCGTGCCCATGGCCGCGGCCCTCAGCGAGCCGCATCAGCGTGGGCGTGCAGTCGGCACGTTGATGAGCGGCCTGCTGCTGGGCATCCTGCTGGCACGCACTGCTGCCGGTTTCATGGCCGAACTGGGCGGCTGGCGCAGCATCTATGTGCTGGCCGCTGCGCTGATGGCGATCACTGCCGTGGCGCTGTACCGCAGCCTGCCGCAGCACCACAGCCATGCCGGGCTGAAGTACCCGGCCCTGATCGGTTCGGTGTTCCGCCTGTTCCTCGAAGAACCGGTACTGCGCCTGCGCTCGCTGCTCGGCCTGCTGTCGTTCAGCCTGTTTGCGCTGTTCTGGACGCCCCTGGCATTTCTGCTGACCAAGGGCCCTTACCACTATTCGGATGCGGTGATCGGCCTGTTCGGCCTGGCCGGTGCAGCCGGTGCACTGTCGGCCAACTGGGCCGGGCGCCTGGCCGACCGTGGCAAGGGCGCGTTGGGTACCACCGTGGGGCTGGTGGTGTTGCTGCTGTCGTGGGTGCCGCTGGGGTTTGCCGAGCAGTCGTTGCTGGCCCTGCTGCTGGGCGTGCTGATGCTCGACCTGGCGGTGCAACTGGTCCACGTGAGCAACCAGAACGCGGTAATTGCCCTGCGCCCCGAAGCACGCACGCGGCTTAACGCCGGGTACATCACCTGCTACTTCATTGGCGGGGCGTTGGGGTCGTTGCTGGGCACGCAGTTGTTCCAGCACCAGGGCTGGATGGGCATTGTGGTGGCGGGTTTGGTGATTGGCGGGCTAGCGTTGCTGGTGTGGCTTGTATCTGCCCGCAAAACCACCGTGTAA
- the gltC_1 gene encoding HTH-type transcriptional regulator GltC (*Name gltC_1) produces MNLKQLEYALAVADTGSFTRAAERCHVVQSALSHQVARLEAQLGVSLFERSSRRVRLTPAGEAFVLSARPAVEAARRIADDVAAACGQVRGRLAIGEIGSLTALDLVDLLAVFHGRFPEVDVRWITAKSEWLIADVIERRLDVGFIGLWQGEVVQGVQHRLLAREALVALLPVGHRLVGRGQLALADLADEVLVDFPEGTGARRQTDEAFQAAGLQHRVQFEIGHVRLVEKFVQRGMAVGLVPERVAQGFEGVALARLVDAPVRHLYAVWSSSPTPAARAFLEVMEQRLGSGTG; encoded by the coding sequence ATGAACCTCAAGCAGCTCGAATACGCCCTTGCCGTGGCCGACACTGGCAGTTTTACCCGTGCGGCCGAGCGTTGCCACGTAGTGCAGTCGGCGCTCAGCCACCAGGTGGCGCGGCTGGAGGCGCAATTGGGCGTAAGCCTGTTCGAGCGTAGTTCGCGGCGGGTGCGGCTGACACCTGCGGGCGAGGCCTTTGTGCTGAGTGCCCGGCCGGCGGTGGAAGCGGCGCGGCGCATTGCCGATGACGTGGCGGCGGCCTGCGGGCAGGTGCGCGGGCGGCTGGCAATTGGTGAAATCGGCTCGCTGACGGCGCTGGACCTGGTCGACCTGTTGGCGGTGTTCCACGGTCGTTTTCCGGAGGTGGATGTGCGCTGGATCACGGCCAAGAGCGAATGGCTGATCGCAGATGTGATCGAGCGGCGGCTGGACGTTGGCTTCATTGGCCTGTGGCAAGGCGAGGTGGTGCAGGGCGTGCAGCATCGCTTGCTGGCCCGGGAGGCGCTGGTGGCGTTGTTGCCGGTTGGTCATCGGCTGGTCGGCCGCGGGCAGTTGGCGCTGGCCGACCTGGCGGATGAAGTGCTGGTGGACTTCCCCGAAGGCACCGGGGCGCGGCGGCAGACGGATGAGGCGTTTCAGGCCGCGGGGTTGCAGCATCGGGTGCAGTTCGAGATCGGGCATGTGCGCCTGGTGGAAAAGTTCGTGCAACGGGGCATGGCGGTGGGCCTGGTGCCGGAGCGGGTGGCCCAGGGCTTCGAAGGTGTGGCGCTGGCGCGGTTGGTGGATGCGCCAGTGCGGCACCTGTATGCCGTGTGGTCCTCCAGCCCGACGCCGGCTGCCCGGGCGTTTCTGGAGGTGATGGAACAGCGACTTGGGTCTGGGACTGGATAA
- the bdcA gene encoding Cyclic-di-GMP-binding biofilm dispersal mediator protein (*Name bdcA): MQLAVDDAVKAFGRLDILVNNAGVLAVAPVTEFDLADFDRMLAVNVRSVFVASQAAARYMGQGGRIINIGSTNAERMPFAGGAPYAMSKSALVGLTRGMARDLGPQGITVNNVQPGPVDTDMNPASGEFAESLIPLMAIGRYGEPEEIASFVAYLAGPEAGYITGASLTIDGGFAA; this comes from the coding sequence GTGCAGCTGGCCGTGGATGACGCCGTGAAGGCCTTCGGCAGGCTGGATATCCTGGTCAACAACGCCGGTGTGCTGGCAGTGGCACCGGTAACCGAATTTGACCTGGCCGACTTTGACCGCATGCTGGCGGTGAACGTGCGCAGCGTGTTTGTCGCCAGCCAGGCAGCGGCACGCTACATGGGCCAGGGCGGGCGCATCATCAACATTGGCAGTACCAACGCCGAGCGCATGCCTTTTGCCGGTGGTGCACCTTATGCCATGAGCAAGTCCGCGCTGGTTGGCTTGACCCGCGGCATGGCGCGTGACCTGGGGCCACAGGGCATTACCGTGAACAACGTACAGCCAGGGCCGGTGGACACCGACATGAACCCCGCCAGTGGCGAGTTTGCCGAGAGCCTGATCCCGTTGATGGCGATCGGACGCTACGGCGAGCCAGAGGAGATTGCCAGCTTTGTGGCTTACCTGGCGGGGCCGGAGGCGGGCTATATCACCGGGGCCAGTTTGACCATTGATGGTGGGTTTGCAGCTTGA
- the dmlR_4 gene encoding HTH-type transcriptional regulator DmlR (*Name dmlR_4), with protein MAVESFNALECFIRSAEVGSFAEAARRLSITPAAVGKHVAQLEARLGVRLFQRSTRKLTLTEAGQRFLGEVSDSFRTIQYAVANLASAEGQPAGLLRVSMGTVFGRLYVLPLLGEFLRRYPAITPDWHFDNRQVDLIGQGFDAAIGGGFDLPPGVVARKLTPAHRVLVAAPAYLGRHAPIDDPQVLQRHDGILIRSPQTGRVRSWPLTSRWQAQQPLQLRQAMTMSDSDAACAVAEQGLGIALVSLPFAVPYLQAGRLRRVLPDWYVDDGHISLYFAEHKLMPGKTRAFIDFVVEQFAEQGLAGRFDALQTL; from the coding sequence ATGGCCGTGGAATCGTTCAACGCGTTGGAATGCTTCATCCGCAGTGCCGAGGTCGGCAGTTTTGCCGAAGCTGCCAGGCGCCTGAGCATTACCCCTGCCGCCGTGGGCAAGCACGTGGCCCAGCTGGAGGCGCGCCTGGGCGTGCGGTTGTTCCAGCGTAGTACCCGCAAGCTGACCCTGACGGAGGCGGGGCAGCGTTTTCTTGGCGAGGTCAGCGACAGCTTTCGCACTATCCAGTACGCCGTGGCCAACCTGGCCAGCGCCGAAGGCCAGCCGGCCGGGTTGTTGCGGGTAAGCATGGGCACGGTGTTCGGGCGTTTGTATGTACTGCCCTTGCTGGGCGAATTTTTACGTCGCTACCCGGCCATTACCCCGGATTGGCATTTCGACAACCGCCAGGTCGACCTGATCGGCCAAGGCTTCGATGCAGCGATTGGCGGTGGTTTTGATCTGCCGCCTGGGGTGGTGGCACGCAAGCTGACCCCGGCGCACCGGGTGCTGGTAGCCGCGCCGGCCTACCTGGGGCGGCACGCGCCGATTGACGACCCGCAGGTGCTGCAGCGGCACGACGGCATCCTGATCCGCTCGCCCCAGACCGGGCGGGTGCGTTCATGGCCGCTAACCAGTCGCTGGCAGGCGCAGCAGCCGCTGCAACTGCGTCAGGCGATGACCATGAGCGATTCGGACGCGGCTTGCGCGGTGGCCGAGCAGGGGCTGGGCATTGCCCTGGTGAGCCTGCCGTTTGCCGTCCCGTACCTGCAGGCCGGGCGGCTGCGGCGGGTGTTGCCGGACTGGTACGTGGATGACGGGCATATCAGCCTGTATTTTGCCGAGCACAAGCTGATGCCGGGTAAGACCCGGGCGTTTATCGATTTTGTGGTGGAGCAGTTTGCCGAACAGGGGTTGGCGGGGCGGTTCGATGCCTTGCAAACACTGTAG